The genomic stretch CCACTTTGTAAAATGAGATGCAATGTTTGTAAACAACAACTGAATATTTGTAAACGAAACGCCACTTTTGTATTCTAAATGCAGGTTTTGTACTCATGAAGCCACTTTTGTAACCCAAATGCAGTTTAATTTTTATCATTTATTGAAGTATTATAATAAAAATAAGCATGCCAAAGGGAGGTCGACTCCCTCTCGATTTTTTGTAATCGGAGAATCCACCCCTATATTCCTTAGACAGATGAACGGTTGGCAGTATTATTTTTTGAGAAGAGCTGGTTTTAACATGATGTCACTGGCAGTAACCGGTGAACATCCAAGTTTATGTAAAACATCTTCTCCGTGATAAAAGCTGAAGGTTTCGTATGGACTACGATTATAGAGCTTTTTTCTTTTGTAAGAATTGATGTGATTCATCATTAAACTGATGTTATCCTGTGTCAGATTGTTAAAACTTGTACCTTTAGGGAGAACCCTTCGTATCATTTCATGATTTACTTCAATAGCTCCTTTTTGATATGGGCTGCCTGCATCACAGTAAAAAACTCATGTTCTTAGACCAGTAAATCTTACAGAACCGTATTCGATAACTTTCGGATTGGAAAACTCAATCGTTACCTACGGAGTAGATTGGCAGATAAAAGAGGGCGACCTGACAAATAATGTGAACTATACTACATTAGGATAGTAACTGGAAAATTGTAAAATAAATTTTTAGGTGGTAGCGTTTTTTACGCTACCATTTTGAAATATATTGACATCTATTAAAGACAGACATATAATAAAAAAAGATCATTTAGAAAAAATTCAAAATGAAAATGTGGTGACAGAATGAGCCTACCAAACGTATTTAAAGCATTAAGCGACCCTATTCGCAGAGATATATTGATGATGTTGAAAAAAAAGGGAGAAATGTCGGCTGGCGATATTGCTTCAGAATTTGAGTTATCCAATGCTACTATTTCATATCATTTATCCCTATTAAAAAAAGCTGATTTACTATTTGAAAACAGACAGCAAAAATACATCTATTATAAAATTAATGTGTCTGTATTTGAAGATATTGTTCTCTGGTGTATGCAGTTCAACGAAGGAGTTGGTAAGAATGATGAATAAAGATAAAAAAACTACTTTCATAACTACTCTCATATGTTTTTGTTCACTAATTGTTTCTATGATATTTTCTGTTTTTTATCCAGAAAATAAAAATACTCAACTTAATTCTCATTCCGATGCTCTTTTGCTTATAGGAGTTTTAATAAACATATTTCTAAATATTGTACTAAACTTTAAAGTATGTAAAAATATGGGGGCAAAGTTTTTAGTTAAGCTAGGAAAATGGATTATGCCTTTCACTTCGCTTTTTTTAGTTGTTGTATCAATTTATTCCACAGTTTATCCGAACTCTTCATTTTCTAATAGTGCGACAATCGTTTTTGTGGGACTTCTTTTTATAGTTAGTGGAAATTATTTTCCAAAAAACCATGTGAACCAATATATTGGTCTGAAATTTCCGTGGTTATTGAATGATGAAGAGAGCTGGGATAAAACACATAAATTAGCTAGTTATACATGGATTTTAGCTGGAATTTTATTTATTCTTCAACTATTTATCAGCTCTATTAAAACTGTATCCATTCCATTAGTCATTATATTAGTTGGTGTTTTGCCACTTATATATTCTCTAATGTTAGTATATAAAAATAGGAGGTACAAAAAATGAAAAAGCATATTATTGTCGGAAGTTTGATTTGTGTTGCAACCGTATTGATTTTTCTAGTATTTTGGGGAAAGCTCCCTACTGATGTTCCTATCCATTTTGACTCTTCTGGAAATGCAAACTCTACATTGCCAAAAGCTGTTGTTGTATTTGGAATACCTGCGATATGTGCAATATTAAATGTCTTTTCTGGTTTTTCTTTAATGAAAAAAAAGGACGAAAGAACATTCATGTATTACTTAGTTCCTGCAATATCAGTTGTTGTAGCTGCCGTGGTATTGGTTTTGGCATTATAAATATTTTTAAAGAGAGTCTTAATGTAATGATTATATAAGGAATGGAATTTATTTTTTGCTTCTCATTTAGAAATTTTTCTAAATGAGAAGTGATTGAAAGGAGAAAGATTAGTAAAATGCTTGAAATTAAAAATCTAACTAAAATATATCCAAATGGAAAAAAAGCAGTATCAGATTTAAGCTTAACGATTGATAATGGAGATTTATATGGTTTTATTGGGAAAAATGGTGCTGGAAAAACTACTACATTAAAAGCTTGCCTTACCATTCACGATTATGATAGTGGGGATATTCTTTTAGATGGTGTTTCTATAAAGTCTGCCCCGACAGAATGTAAAAGAAAGATGGCATATGTTCCAGACTCCCCAATACTTGACCCTTATTTGATGGGGTTGCAATACTTAAATTTCATTTGTGATATTTATGAGGTATCGGAAGAAAATAGAAAGCAAAAAATTCCTGCTTTATCAAAGCGTTTTGGAATGAATGAAAAACTAAATGATTTAATTTCTTCTTATTCTCACGGAATGAAACAAAAGCTTAGTCTAATTGGAGCATTTATTCATGAACCCAAATTACTTATATTAGACGAGCCTTTTATGGCTTTAGACCCCGATGCAATTATACAACTAAAATTACTCATGAAAGATCTATGTGCTTCTGGTAGTTCTGTATTGTTTTCAAGCCATATCCTAGACGTTATAGAAAAAACCTGTAGTAAAATAGCGATTATAAGAGATGGGACACTAATCAAAAGTGGAGAGATAAAACAAATCTTAGGCAACAGCGATTTAGAAAATGTATTTATGGAGTTGAATGAAAAATGAAAACCTTTTGTTTGTTGACGAAAAGACAATTTTTAGAGATGTTTAAGTTTAATAAATTATTTCACGGTAATTCAAAACAAAAGAGAGCTTTTTTCTTTGTTTTTTCTGCTATTTTTTTAGCAGTTATTTTAATTTCTATATACTGGTTTAGAATGATTTTCAAAATTAGTACGATCTTTCAATCTTATCATGAAATATCTGATTACTTGCTAAAACCTTTGAGTGTATTAAGTATGTTTATAGTTTTTTTATCAGCAGTTAAAAAAGGTAGTGGGATTATATACTTGGATAAAAGTATTGACCTTTTGTTCTCATATCCTATTAAGACAAGTACTTTAGTTTTGTCAAAACTTATGCTGGTATATTTTTGGGGCATTGCTATCTCTTTTGTATTGTTGATTATTCCATTAGTTCGTTATGAATTGTTGTTACAACGAAACGGAATATTTTATATATTTGATTTCTTACAGATACTGATTATACCAATTGTACCGATAGTGTTAGGTATAATTTTAGGATACATCATATATAAGCTGTTAGGAAATATTTATCAATCGCGTACTTACTTGAAAAGTTTTTTATATTTGATTTCCATTACCTTGTTTATGGCGTTTATGTTCTTTTTCTTTAAACGCATAAATTTTGATGATTTGTATAAACATTTCATTAAAAAAACTGCCTTTTCCAATATTACAGGAAACGAATTACTTTTTGCGTATAATTGGAGAACACTTTTATTTTTTATCCTTGTAATTGCCATAGGAATAGGACTAACCTTTTATATTATACAAACTTATAAAAGAAAATGTATGAAAATACAAATGTATATTACTCAAAAGAAAGATTTCAAAGTTCGGTATAAAAGAAAAGCAAAAATACAGTCCCTATTATTTAGAGAGATACTGAGGTATTTTTCAACATCTGTCTATATGTTAAATACCATGCTAGGAATTATCTCTCTTATTCTGTTTACGATATACTCTTATTTTAAAACAGATAGTGTGAGTATGTATATGAAGCTAATTGGAACTACTTTTGAAATCGAAAACACTTCTGTTTTATGTGCCTTTGTGATGGGAGTGTTGATAATTTTATCTAATGCCACTTATGCCAGTATTTCTATTGAAGGCAAAAATAGAGAATTATTAAAGTCCTTTCCAATAGCAATTAGAGAACTCTTATTGGCAAAATATTTGTTTCATCTTTTACTTACTGTTACAACGACATGTGTATGTGCCGTTTTTCTTGGCACAATTTTCGAGATGAATACATTAGAGTGGTGTCTGTTGTTTATTTTACCTACTGTATTTTCATCATTTGTGGGAGCTTTGGGTTTATTTATAAATTTACTTTTCCCAAATTATGAATGGGAAAATGTAACATATATTGTGAAACAAAGCGTATCTGCAATTACTACTATTCTGTTTAGTATTTTAATTGTTAGTGGAGCATTATGGATAGCGATACACTTTTTTAACAAAAGCATATTGTTATTTTCATATATCTTAGTTTTAATTTTTATCTTGCTTACGCTACTGATAGGAATTCTATTGAAAAAAATAAGTAAAATTTTTTAATTATGAATGAAAATTAACTTAAACAAGTTTTAAAGCACTATTTTGCATAACTAGAAGAAAAATTTACTATTTATTGAAAATAAATGCTTATGTGATGGAGATATAGCGAACCATTTCATTTTGACAGATGCTACTATTTCTCATCATTTCAAAGTACTATAAAATAGTAATCTGATAAATTTCAAACCCAAAAGGTAAAGCTGCATAAAGTTGATGTTTCCCAGAGAATGTCATTAAAAAGCCTTTTTAGAGTTTTAGTAAACTTAATGTTGGTGAAAACCATTTATTTGATTTTTCTGTTATTTTATTTTATGATAGAAAATATTGAATACATTAGCGATTGACATAATGCCACAGGTGAAACCGAATCAATTAAATATCAAATACAATGGAGGTTAGGTTGAAAAATAAATTTTTCAACCGCAAGTTTGTGCTTGCGCACCACAAACTTGGTATGCGCAAAGAGCATGCGCAGGAATAGAGGTTAATATGAAATGGGATTCCAGATTATATGATAACAAACATAATTTTGTAGCAGAATATGGAAAAAGTCTTTTAGATTATGTCCCAGCCGATAAGTCACAAAATATATTGGATTTAGGTTGTGGGACCGGCTTGCTCACAGCAGAGCTTGCCAGAAAAAGTGGCTGTGTTTTAGGAATTGATGGATCTCCTGATATGATTGAGAAGGCAAGAAAACAGTATCCCGAACTAACATTTGAAGTTATGGATGCACTGGAATTACCCTTTGATCATAAATGGGATATTATTTTTTCAAATGCCGTATTTCACTGGATAGCAGACCAGGAGCTATTATTACAGAAAATACATAATTCCTTAAAGCCCTCCGGAAAACTCATTTGTGAGTTTGGAGCATTTGGCAATATTAAAACGATTGAACAGGGGTTTAGCACAGTTTTAGAGCATCTAGGTCATCCCTATCATTCCAAGTTTACGTTTCCGACAGATGAACACTTTGGTTCATTCTTAATAAAAAACGGGTTTATTATTGAAGAACTCTATGCTTATGATCGCCCAACACCTTTAAACGATGGTGATAAGGGATTATACAATTGGGCGAAGCAGTTTTTTGAAACAGATTTAAAAGAATTTAAGGATACGGATCAAGATTTCATATTAAGAAAACTTTTGGAGGAAGTTCGTGATAACCTATGGGATGGCACTTCCTGGGTCGCCGATTATAAGAGATTAAAGGTTATTGCCCGCTCTGCCTTGTAAAAATAATAATAAAAGAGATACCACACGTGTTTGAATGGATTAACCTTCCATAAGTTAGATTATTGGTCTAAGTTATGAAAAGCACATTCAAACTTGGGTATCTCTTTTTACATACAAGATATATTAACAAAAGTTCCTTTCAATTAGAAAGGGAATCCGCCTAAGCCGCCACCAAGGCCGCCAAGTCCGCCTGTAATCTGACCCATAACTGCCTGTGATTCTTCTTCCATTTTACGAAGAGCTTCATTTGCTGCAGCCATTATAAGATCCTGAAGCATTTCAATATCATCGGGATCTACTACTTCTTTTGATAGAACTACTCCGGTTATCTCCTTCTTACCGGATACTTTAACGGTAACTGCTCCGCCACCTGCAGATGCTTCCCACTCTTTTTCTTCTATTTCCTTAGTCTTTTCCTCCATCTGCTTTTGCATTCTCTGAGCCTGTTTCATTAAGTTATTCATATTGCCGGGCATTGAGCCTCCCGGGAATCCTCCGCGTTTTGCCATGATCTAAATCTCCTTTTCTTTCTTAATCTTCATATTCTATATCAATATTTTTTATGATCTTGCGTAAATCAAAAGCTTCTTCTGCACTTTCCTGATTTGCCGTCAGAAGCTTAGTCTTTATCTCTACATCCTTTGGAACGTATCTTGCTATAGCTCCTTTAAGTTCTTCTATGTGCTGCTCTTTCAAAAGAGCCTCCATATGCCAGCCATCGGTAAAGGCCAGAAGAAGAGAATTATTCACTCCAAGGCTTGGTCTGGCATTCATAAGAGAAACCTTTGTAATACCGGTAGTTGCAGCAATAATATTACTCCAGTTCTTTGCTACCTGTTTCAAATCCTCGGGTAGCGCCTTAGGTAGCTCCTGAACAGAGGGTAATTCCTGAGAGGTATCTTCTTTCATAACATTTGCAGTGGGTGTTCCACCTTCTCTGACAGTTACTGTAACACCATTTTCAAGCTTTGCTTCCAGCTGCCTGATACGGTCTAATATATCTTCATAGCTTTTTTCCATCTGTGGTCTGCATAGCTTAATCAGTGCAACCTCTACCATTACCCGCTTCTGAGAAGCGTATCGAATCTGACCCGAAAGCTCAGAAAAAATTCGGATATAACGGATAAGGGTATCCATCTCCCATTCTCTTGCCTGCTCCTCTAAGAGTGCCAGGTTCTCTGTAGATACTTCTACTGCTTCGCTAGCATCCTCTGAGGTCTTTACCAGAAGCAGGTTTCGCAAATACCAGGTAAAATCTACTGTGAACTGGGTTAGCTCCCTGCCTGTGACAATGAGTTCCTCCAGTATCCCCATACAGACGCCTACATTATTCTGAGAAATAGCCTTTAACATCCTTGCAAACACTTCAATATCAACAGCTCCCAAAACCTCCAGTACTTTGTCATAGGTAAGAGTCTGTCCGAAATAGAAAGCAATACACTGGTCCAAGAGACTTAAAGCATCTCTTAAGGAACCATCTCCCATTCGGGCAACATATCTAATGGCCTTATCCTCTGCTTCAACCCCCTCTGCCTTCATCAGCTCTTCCAATCTGGCAGCAATGGTATCTATGGTAATTCGTTTAAAATCATATCTCTGACATCTGGAAAGAATCGTTATGGGAATCTTATGAGCTTCTGTGGTAGCCAGAATAAAGATTACATAAGAAGGCGGTTCCTCCAGTGTCTTTAACAATGCATTAAAGGCTCCTGTGGATAGCATATGGACCTCATCGATGATATAGACCTTATACTTACCTTCCGTGGGAGAGTATCTAACCTCCTCAACGATTTCTCGTATATTATCCACACCATTATTAGAGGCTGCATCAATCTCAATAACATTCATTGATGTATTATTCTGAATCGATTTGCATACCGCACATTCATTACAGGGGCTGCCATCAACCGGGTGCTCGCAGTTAACTGCCTTACCCAGAATCTTCGCAATGGTAGTCTTGCCTGTACCTCTGGTTCCGCAAAATAAATAGGCATGCCCTACTCGCCCTGATTTTATCTGATTTTTCAGTGTTGTAACAATATGATCCTGCCCTTTAACATCCGTAAAATCCAAAGGCCGGAATTTTCTGTACAGCGCTGTATATGACATGCTCTCACTTCCTCTTTGCTAAAATTAATAACTGTTTATTTAACTGTTTATTATATCAGACATATATAAACCTGAGAAAACCAGACATCTCCCATAGTAATTCATATAGCCTCACTGATATTTATTTTACCAACGTATAGAATACTTGTCAAAGTATTCTTATACTTGTCGTAGTATTCTTGTACCTGTCAAAGTCATCTTACTCTTGCAACGTCTTCTTACTCTGCAAAGTCTTCTTACTCTGCAAAGGCTTCTTACTCTGCAAAGGCTTCTTACTCTGCAACGTCTTCTTACTCTGCAAAGGCTTCTTACTCTGCAACGTCTTCTTACTCTGCAACGTCTTCTTACTCTGCAAAGGCTTCTTACTCTGCAACGTCTTCTTACTCTTGCAAATCCTTCTTACTCTTGCAAAGCCTTCTTACTCTTCTTTTTTATGAGTTTTCGTTTGCCTCCACAATCTTCACCTCAGGCAACAGCCTACTTTAATTCCCTCCTGCAGCCGAACTACTGACAAGATAACCCTTTCCTTTCAGTGCCTTCTCAATCCGGTCAAGTATCTCTTCCGAATCCGCTTCCACCGTATGAAGATGTATCCCATCGGTCAAATCCTTCAGGGGCACCGTTTTCTTGGCTCTCACTTTCTCCATGAAATCCCCTACATCCATACGATTCTTTATAATCAGGTCCACTGCAATCTCACCGTAAAGCTCATGCATAACGATTACATCCAGCACTTTACCTCCGTTATCCACAATGGTATTCAGTTCATCTTCAATTTCATCCGTGGTGTGTTTGGTAGCAAAGCATCGGTTAACCTTCTGTTCCTCCTG from Anaerocolumna sp. AGMB13020 encodes the following:
- a CDS encoding class I SAM-dependent methyltransferase encodes the protein MKWDSRLYDNKHNFVAEYGKSLLDYVPADKSQNILDLGCGTGLLTAELARKSGCVLGIDGSPDMIEKARKQYPELTFEVMDALELPFDHKWDIIFSNAVFHWIADQELLLQKIHNSLKPSGKLICEFGAFGNIKTIEQGFSTVLEHLGHPYHSKFTFPTDEHFGSFLIKNGFIIEELYAYDRPTPLNDGDKGLYNWAKQFFETDLKEFKDTDQDFILRKLLEEVRDNLWDGTSWVADYKRLKVIARSAL
- a CDS encoding autorepressor SdpR family transcription factor; translation: MSLPNVFKALSDPIRRDILMMLKKKGEMSAGDIASEFELSNATISYHLSLLKKADLLFENRQQKYIYYKINVSVFEDIVLWCMQFNEGVGKNDE
- the dnaX gene encoding DNA polymerase III subunit gamma/tau, which produces MSYTALYRKFRPLDFTDVKGQDHIVTTLKNQIKSGRVGHAYLFCGTRGTGKTTIAKILGKAVNCEHPVDGSPCNECAVCKSIQNNTSMNVIEIDAASNNGVDNIREIVEEVRYSPTEGKYKVYIIDEVHMLSTGAFNALLKTLEEPPSYVIFILATTEAHKIPITILSRCQRYDFKRITIDTIAARLEELMKAEGVEAEDKAIRYVARMGDGSLRDALSLLDQCIAFYFGQTLTYDKVLEVLGAVDIEVFARMLKAISQNNVGVCMGILEELIVTGRELTQFTVDFTWYLRNLLLVKTSEDASEAVEVSTENLALLEEQAREWEMDTLIRYIRIFSELSGQIRYASQKRVMVEVALIKLCRPQMEKSYEDILDRIRQLEAKLENGVTVTVREGGTPTANVMKEDTSQELPSVQELPKALPEDLKQVAKNWSNIIAATTGITKVSLMNARPSLGVNNSLLLAFTDGWHMEALLKEQHIEELKGAIARYVPKDVEIKTKLLTANQESAEEAFDLRKIIKNIDIEYED
- a CDS encoding transcription repressor NadR: MEGQDRRNALTKILEDAKEPVSGTELSKKLGVSRQVIVQDIALLRAVNKNIISTTKGYLIYQQEEQKVNRCFATKHTTDEIEDELNTIVDNGGKVLDVIVMHELYGEIAVDLIIKNRMDVGDFMEKVRAKKTVPLKDLTDGIHLHTVEADSEEILDRIEKALKGKGYLVSSSAAGGN
- a CDS encoding YbaB/EbfC family nucleoid-associated protein — translated: MAKRGGFPGGSMPGNMNNLMKQAQRMQKQMEEKTKEIEEKEWEASAGGGAVTVKVSGKKEITGVVLSKEVVDPDDIEMLQDLIMAAANEALRKMEEESQAVMGQITGGLGGLGGGLGGFPF
- a CDS encoding DUF1648 domain-containing protein, which codes for MKKHIIVGSLICVATVLIFLVFWGKLPTDVPIHFDSSGNANSTLPKAVVVFGIPAICAILNVFSGFSLMKKKDERTFMYYLVPAISVVVAAVVLVLAL
- a CDS encoding SdpI family protein, with translation MMNKDKKTTFITTLICFCSLIVSMIFSVFYPENKNTQLNSHSDALLLIGVLINIFLNIVLNFKVCKNMGAKFLVKLGKWIMPFTSLFLVVVSIYSTVYPNSSFSNSATIVFVGLLFIVSGNYFPKNHVNQYIGLKFPWLLNDEESWDKTHKLASYTWILAGILFILQLFISSIKTVSIPLVIILVGVLPLIYSLMLVYKNRRYKK
- a CDS encoding ABC transporter ATP-binding protein, which gives rise to MLEIKNLTKIYPNGKKAVSDLSLTIDNGDLYGFIGKNGAGKTTTLKACLTIHDYDSGDILLDGVSIKSAPTECKRKMAYVPDSPILDPYLMGLQYLNFICDIYEVSEENRKQKIPALSKRFGMNEKLNDLISSYSHGMKQKLSLIGAFIHEPKLLILDEPFMALDPDAIIQLKLLMKDLCASGSSVLFSSHILDVIEKTCSKIAIIRDGTLIKSGEIKQILGNSDLENVFMELNEK